One genomic region from Glaciimonas sp. PAMC28666 encodes:
- a CDS encoding N-acetylmuramoyl-L-alanine amidase family protein: protein MTFNLKYDIIPRYLPQPSARRRGYAMIPGVRFIVAHDTGNPNTTASQNVAYYHNNPNPVAGAIASAHLFVDDKQIIECIPVMGTSQEKAWHVLYTAETDQKMFGHHANDAAIGIEYCYGTAIDADQAYARYVWLMAYACQRFQLAPSTSIVGHHILDPQRKTDPQTGLMQSRRSYEQLLRDVVVEYTECGGQVLTTPTASSHPGPHLPPQSGRVVSTTRLHIRKGAPNTRAAIVRIAAAGASLAYVAKVKNGEPVNGNPIWYEDPQGNYFWGGSVIVER from the coding sequence ATGACATTCAATCTTAAATACGACATTATTCCGCGTTATTTGCCACAGCCATCGGCGCGCCGCCGTGGTTACGCGATGATACCCGGCGTTCGCTTTATCGTTGCGCACGATACCGGTAACCCTAACACGACAGCTAGCCAGAACGTGGCCTATTATCACAACAATCCCAATCCAGTCGCCGGCGCAATCGCCTCGGCGCATTTGTTTGTCGACGATAAACAGATCATTGAATGTATTCCTGTCATGGGAACAAGCCAGGAAAAGGCCTGGCACGTACTCTACACAGCTGAAACCGATCAAAAGATGTTTGGACATCACGCCAACGATGCCGCAATTGGCATCGAATATTGTTATGGCACGGCTATCGACGCTGACCAGGCCTATGCGCGCTATGTATGGCTTATGGCGTACGCCTGCCAACGTTTCCAGCTCGCGCCATCAACCAGCATTGTCGGCCATCACATACTGGATCCACAGCGCAAAACCGACCCGCAAACCGGTTTGATGCAAAGCCGCCGAAGCTACGAACAATTGTTACGCGATGTCGTGGTCGAATATACCGAATGCGGCGGTCAAGTGCTAACAACTCCGACTGCATCCTCGCACCCCGGACCCCACCTACCGCCGCAGTCCGGTAGAGTCGTGAGCACAACCCGTTTGCATATCAGAAAAGGCGCGCCAAACACGCGTGCAGCCATCGTCCGCATTGCCGCAGCCGGGGCAAGTCTGGCCTACGTCGCGAAAGTCAAAAACGGCGAGCCGGTCAATGGTAATCCGATTTGGTACGAGGATCCGCAGGGAAATTATTTTTGGGGAGGAAGCGTGATTGTGGAGCGGTAG